Proteins encoded within one genomic window of uncultured Draconibacterium sp.:
- a CDS encoding M23/M56 family metallopeptidase — protein MRLLLNAFRLIKIKRQSTTQTIGKFSVIRIRVSSAFSFFNWIFLPQNIDCEIAEQIIEHEKLHGNYKHTLDLILVELFAAFFWFNPLVYLFRRDLKSVHEFQIDQRLLKGSLKTSDYLRLLLNYLERSGTTIAFCNNFNGSTIEQRIKMMTKAKSTGWKRGRYLLLVPLVAAITMAFSDRSGNNDIPDIYPIKAGASFTISSGYGNRIHPIAKEKRFHYGIDFAAQTGTPVVATASGVVTRVVFLEKSYGKLIEIDHCNSYVTRYTQLNDYAVKEGDKVTKGDVIGYVGQSGLSIGPHLHYEIFKEGKNVNPQDYITK, from the coding sequence ATGAGATTATTATTAAATGCTTTTAGGTTGATTAAAATCAAACGTCAATCAACAACTCAAACAATTGGAAAATTTTCAGTCATTCGTATCAGGGTATCTTCTGCCTTTTCATTCTTTAACTGGATATTCCTTCCGCAAAATATAGATTGCGAAATTGCTGAACAGATTATTGAACATGAGAAGCTACACGGAAACTATAAACATACGCTTGATTTGATTCTGGTTGAATTATTTGCGGCATTCTTTTGGTTTAATCCGTTGGTTTATCTTTTTCGCAGGGATCTTAAATCGGTTCATGAATTTCAAATTGATCAGCGGCTTCTAAAGGGGAGTCTTAAAACTTCCGATTATTTAAGGCTGCTGCTGAATTACCTGGAGCGATCGGGGACAACAATTGCTTTCTGCAATAATTTTAATGGTTCAACCATTGAGCAAAGGATTAAAATGATGACAAAAGCCAAAAGCACAGGATGGAAAAGAGGAAGGTACCTGTTACTTGTGCCACTTGTTGCTGCGATAACTATGGCATTTTCTGATCGTTCAGGCAACAACGATATCCCGGATATTTATCCAATCAAGGCAGGGGCATCATTCACCATAAGTTCAGGGTACGGTAACCGGATTCACCCTATTGCAAAAGAAAAAAGGTTTCATTACGGAATCGACTTTGCAGCGCAAACAGGAACACCGGTTGTAGCTACAGCCAGTGGTGTTGTTACACGGGTTGTATTTCTTGAAAAAAGTTATGGGAAATTAATTGAAATAGACCACTGTAACAGTTATGTCACGCGTTATACCCAGTTGAATGATTACGCAGTAAAAGAAGGGGATAAGGTAACGAAAGGGGATGTTATTGGATACGTTGGTCAATCAGGGCTTTCTATCGGCCCGCATTTACATTACGAAATCTTTAAAGAAGGTAAAAATGTGAATCCCCAGGATTATATCACCAAATAG
- a CDS encoding peptidoglycan DD-metalloendopeptidase family protein: protein MKTIQIFAILLLTGAGLRCYSQQDTIPVYANTLKNTVLDTTSHEALSTGHFSEFLLPGNNGYILSRFGPRWGRMHYGTDIRMHRGDTVVAVESGTVVRSNWGTGFGRIIIIKHKNNIETYYGHLSKFLKKKGEKVRQGEAIALAGSTGNARGPHLHFEIHEKGKAFDPELVYDFKKNKIRDEAQQEESLAAVRKKLRPEAYANNIAIPEFYSVRNGDSLWKISRRYKISISTICRLNHISENKVLQIGQPLRLYSRETNSNPEFYSVRKGDSLWEISRRYKISINTICRLNHISENKVLQIGQPLRLYSRKANNKDKI, encoded by the coding sequence ATGAAAACAATTCAAATTTTTGCCATCCTGTTGCTTACAGGTGCTGGTTTAAGGTGTTACAGCCAACAGGATACGATACCGGTTTATGCCAATACCTTAAAAAATACCGTATTGGACACAACCTCCCATGAAGCATTATCAACTGGTCACTTTTCCGAATTTCTGCTTCCCGGAAACAATGGATATATCCTTAGCCGGTTTGGACCTCGTTGGGGACGAATGCATTACGGAACAGATATACGGATGCATCGGGGCGATACCGTTGTTGCTGTGGAAAGCGGAACTGTTGTGCGTTCGAACTGGGGAACAGGATTTGGCAGGATCATTATTATCAAACATAAAAACAATATAGAAACGTATTATGGGCACCTGTCAAAATTTTTGAAAAAGAAGGGCGAAAAGGTTAGGCAGGGAGAAGCCATAGCTTTGGCCGGAAGTACAGGAAATGCCAGGGGGCCTCATCTCCACTTTGAAATTCATGAGAAGGGAAAAGCATTTGATCCGGAATTGGTTTACGACTTCAAAAAAAATAAAATAAGAGATGAAGCTCAACAAGAAGAATCACTGGCTGCGGTTCGTAAAAAACTAAGACCTGAAGCTTATGCAAATAACATAGCCATACCCGAATTTTATAGTGTTCGTAATGGTGATTCGCTTTGGAAAATTTCACGTCGATACAAGATATCGATCAGCACAATTTGCCGTCTAAATCATATTTCAGAGAATAAGGTCTTACAAATTGGACAACCTTTACGATTATACTCGCGCGAAACCAACAGTAACCCTGAATTTTATAGTGTTCGTAAAGGTGATTCGCTTTGGGAAATTTCACGTCGGTACAAGATATCGATCAATACAATTTGCCGTCTAAATCATATTTCTGAGAATAAGGTCTTACAAATTGGACAACCTTTACGATTATACTCGCGCAAAGCCAACAATAAAGACAAAATCTAA
- a CDS encoding helix-turn-helix domain-containing protein, with protein MEYTAKYITDDIKLSSYEDNFFKSDIMFDHHMLVWFISGETKIVQSDATYYFKTGDIFLIPRNQLATIINYPKNGQPHQTVVMHLSTARLREFYSKIDIHPLPSVSPQILSYNNHPLLQSCLSSLIPYFEMTDIPEEIASLKITEAISILRSIDKKIDNVLANFEEPGKVDLIDFMEKNFIFNLPLEKFGYLTGRSLTTFKRDFKKTFSTTPQRWLTQKRLELAHYRLTQNKSKPTDVCYEVGFENLSHFSFAFKKQFGYSPTRLLK; from the coding sequence ATGGAATATACCGCAAAATATATTACCGATGATATAAAGTTGTCCTCTTATGAGGATAACTTTTTTAAGTCGGACATTATGTTTGACCATCACATGCTTGTGTGGTTCATCTCCGGCGAAACGAAAATTGTGCAATCGGATGCAACTTATTATTTCAAAACAGGAGATATATTTTTAATCCCAAGAAATCAGTTAGCCACTATAATTAACTATCCCAAAAACGGACAACCGCACCAAACAGTTGTAATGCATCTCTCCACGGCAAGGCTAAGAGAATTTTATTCCAAAATTGATATCCATCCTTTGCCTTCAGTTTCACCACAGATATTAAGTTATAATAACCATCCCCTATTGCAAAGTTGTCTTTCTTCTTTGATACCCTATTTTGAAATGACTGATATCCCGGAAGAAATTGCCTCATTAAAAATAACAGAGGCCATCAGCATCCTCAGGAGCATCGACAAAAAGATTGACAATGTTTTAGCAAACTTTGAGGAACCGGGAAAAGTTGATTTAATCGATTTTATGGAGAAGAACTTTATATTTAATCTTCCGCTTGAAAAGTTTGGTTATCTGACAGGCCGAAGTTTAACAACTTTCAAAAGAGACTTCAAAAAAACATTTAGCACTACTCCTCAAAGATGGCTTACACAAAAACGGCTTGAACTGGCACATTATCGTTTAACGCAAAATAAGTCGAAACCAACAGACGTATGTTATGAAGTAGGATTTGAAAACCTGTCGCATTTTTCGTTTGCGTTTAAAAAACAGTTTGGCTATTCTCCAACACGGTTGTTAAAATAA
- a CDS encoding IS4 family transposase has product MNNGKYVFAQLISFLPQRVFDKFVANYSGNKYVRHFTCWNQLLCMIFGQLTNRDSLRDLIVIIDAHRNKAYHLGFGKSVTRSNLAKANEKRNYRIFEDFAYYMIDLARKKLANDDFEIKGKIYAFDSSTIDLCLSIFWWASFRKTKGGIKLHTLYDITTQIPAFIHITATSVHDVNAMDAIPYETGAYYIFDRGYVDFERLYRIATLSAFFVVRAKANLKFNRMYSNKVDRQSGLICDQVGKLSGFYVSKDYPDKLRRIKFFDAESNRYFVYLTNNMELAAEEIVLLYKNRWQIELFFKWIKQHLKIKAFWGTSENAVRIQIYSAIIAYCLVAIVGKELKIERSTYEILQIFGISLLDKTPINELLINIDYKNVKELNYKQLSLSLF; this is encoded by the coding sequence ATGAACAACGGCAAATACGTTTTCGCTCAACTCATAAGTTTTTTACCACAAAGGGTATTCGATAAATTTGTTGCCAACTATTCGGGCAATAAATATGTTAGGCACTTTACCTGCTGGAACCAGTTGCTTTGTATGATTTTCGGTCAATTGACCAACCGTGATAGCTTGCGCGATTTGATTGTCATTATTGACGCTCACCGAAACAAAGCTTATCATCTTGGTTTTGGGAAATCAGTAACAAGGAGCAACCTGGCCAAAGCGAACGAAAAGCGCAATTACAGAATCTTTGAAGATTTTGCTTATTACATGATTGACTTAGCTAGGAAAAAGCTTGCTAACGATGATTTTGAAATCAAAGGAAAAATTTATGCATTCGATTCTTCAACCATCGATTTGTGTTTAAGTATTTTCTGGTGGGCAAGTTTTCGAAAAACAAAGGGAGGGATAAAACTCCACACGCTTTACGATATTACCACACAAATACCAGCATTTATCCACATTACAGCAACTTCGGTTCACGATGTCAATGCAATGGATGCTATACCATACGAAACAGGAGCATATTACATTTTTGACCGTGGATATGTTGACTTTGAGCGCCTTTACCGTATAGCAACGCTTTCTGCATTTTTTGTAGTAAGAGCAAAAGCAAATCTAAAGTTCAACAGGATGTACTCAAATAAAGTCGACAGACAATCAGGTCTGATTTGCGATCAGGTTGGGAAACTGTCTGGTTTTTATGTCTCAAAAGATTATCCTGATAAACTACGGAGAATCAAATTTTTTGATGCTGAAAGTAACCGTTACTTCGTTTACTTGACGAACAACATGGAATTGGCAGCCGAAGAGATTGTGCTTCTATACAAAAACAGATGGCAGATTGAATTATTCTTTAAATGGATAAAACAACACCTGAAAATAAAAGCATTCTGGGGTACGTCAGAAAACGCAGTCAGGATACAAATTTATTCTGCGATTATAGCCTACTGTTTAGTTGCCATTGTAGGTAAAGAGTTAAAAATTGAACGCTCAACCTACGAAATATTACAGATTTTTGGAATATCCCTACTGGACAAAACACCTATAAATGAGTTGCTTATAAATATAGATTACAAAAATGTCAAAGAACTAAATTATAAACAGCTGTCCCTCAGCTTATTTTAA
- a CDS encoding SDR family NAD(P)-dependent oxidoreductase codes for MEQNNYREALQKKLDNSFNAQSTTDEVIKGIDLEGKIAIVTGGNTGIGLETTKALADAGAVVIVPARNTDKAKRNLQDISNVEIEAMDLMDPESIDSFANKFLNSGRPLHLLINNAGIMWVPLRRDSRGVESQLATNYLAQFQLTARLWPALKKANGARVINVSSQGHQFAPFNFEDPNFLVREYETLAAYGQSKTAVNLFSMELDNRAKDFNVRSYSLHPGSIGGTELAREASLELFQQMGFYDEEGKMKPEVVASLKTIPQGAATTVWAATSPLLNNIGGVYCEDVNIAEINREQTFSSGVKTYSLDEPNAKRLWALSEELTGIAFNISKH; via the coding sequence ATGGAACAAAACAATTATCGCGAAGCGTTGCAAAAAAAACTGGATAATAGCTTTAACGCACAATCGACAACAGACGAAGTGATTAAGGGAATTGACCTTGAAGGTAAAATTGCCATCGTAACAGGAGGCAATACTGGTATAGGTTTGGAAACGACAAAAGCATTAGCTGATGCAGGCGCAGTGGTTATTGTCCCAGCAAGAAATACAGACAAGGCCAAACGTAATCTACAGGATATTTCTAACGTAGAAATTGAAGCAATGGACTTGATGGACCCGGAGTCGATCGATTCTTTTGCAAATAAATTTCTGAATTCGGGAAGGCCACTTCATCTGCTCATTAACAACGCCGGAATTATGTGGGTTCCTTTACGCAGAGATAGTCGTGGAGTTGAATCACAATTGGCGACAAATTACCTGGCACAATTTCAACTTACGGCGAGGCTTTGGCCTGCACTCAAAAAAGCCAATGGAGCAAGAGTTATTAACGTTTCCTCACAAGGACATCAATTCGCGCCTTTCAATTTTGAGGATCCTAATTTTTTGGTAAGGGAATATGAAACACTTGCAGCATACGGGCAATCGAAAACTGCAGTAAACTTGTTTTCAATGGAATTGGACAATAGAGCTAAAGATTTCAATGTCAGGTCTTATTCATTGCATCCGGGGTCTATTGGCGGAACGGAGCTGGCAAGAGAAGCTTCATTAGAACTGTTTCAACAAATGGGGTTTTACGATGAAGAAGGAAAAATGAAACCAGAAGTTGTAGCTTCATTAAAAACAATTCCGCAGGGGGCCGCAACAACCGTTTGGGCAGCAACAAGTCCTTTGCTTAATAACATTGGCGGTGTTTACTGTGAAGATGTTAATATTGCAGAAATAAATCGCGAGCAAACCTTTTCATCGGGAGTAAAAACTTACTCTCTGGATGAACCTAATGCGAAAAGATTATGGGCGTTGAGTGAAGAGCTGACTGGAATAGCATTCAATATTTCAAAACACTAA
- a CDS encoding reverse transcriptase domain-containing protein, with the protein MKKDNGKYRPLQIPEIRDRLVLKAISILLEEQLSNVLSESDDVSFAYQKGKGVREAVLKMKMSYSHGDVILKADIINVFEEVKKDKLLNELIYPNLTDSSINELIEKAMSQN; encoded by the coding sequence ATAAAAAAAGATAATGGGAAATATAGACCTTTACAAATTCCAGAAATTAGAGACAGACTTGTATTGAAAGCAATATCTATTCTATTAGAAGAACAATTGAGTAATGTATTGAGTGAAAGTGACGATGTTAGCTTTGCATACCAGAAAGGTAAGGGAGTTAGAGAAGCCGTCTTAAAAATGAAAATGTCTTATTCCCATGGAGATGTAATACTCAAAGCTGACATTATAAACGTTTTTGAAGAAGTAAAAAAAGACAAACTATTAAATGAGTTGATATACCCCAATCTGACAGACAGCTCAATTAACGAGTTAATCGAAAAGGCGATGTCTCAAAATTAG
- a CDS encoding IS630 family transposase → MDKNNYNSVNLYFQDESRFGLMSHIGKCVTARGVRPVISYQHKFASTYLYGSYSPVNGDSFVWEIDGVNVNIFEAYLNAFSKHKPEEYKIVVIDNAGFHSTKNIEVPDNIYLLNIPPYTPELNPCEQVWQYIKTRFKNQLFEDMEKLRQWLWRISNNMGTETIKSITGNHHFLNAFNAAFNN, encoded by the coding sequence CTGGATAAAAATAACTACAACAGTGTTAACTTGTATTTTCAAGATGAAAGCCGCTTTGGGCTGATGAGCCATATTGGAAAATGTGTGACAGCCCGTGGGGTGAGGCCGGTTATTAGCTACCAGCACAAATTTGCATCTACCTATTTGTATGGCAGTTATTCTCCTGTTAATGGTGATTCGTTTGTTTGGGAGATCGATGGTGTCAATGTGAATATATTCGAGGCTTACTTAAATGCCTTTTCTAAACACAAGCCAGAAGAATATAAGATTGTAGTTATTGATAATGCGGGGTTTCATTCTACAAAGAATATAGAGGTACCGGACAATATATATTTGCTAAATATTCCACCTTACACCCCTGAGTTAAATCCATGTGAACAAGTTTGGCAATACATTAAAACAAGGTTCAAAAACCAACTATTTGAGGACATGGAAAAACTAAGGCAATGGCTGTGGCGTATATCAAACAATATGGGAACAGAAACAATTAAATCGATTACAGGAAATCATCACTTCTTAAATGCATTTAATGCGGCATTTAATAACTAA
- a CDS encoding winged helix-turn-helix domain-containing protein, whose product MGKKAYLEIKESVAELQKLLVKQKSFQAGKRLRSLIEIKSGRFSTRQELADYLCVHKRTLERWINSYKSGGISELLSDKPKVKRSKIITPAIHQGLEQRVNDPHNPFQGYWDAQNWVYQEYGVEIKYQRIREYLIKHFKTKVKSPRKSHIKKDKQAEEAFLKTTKHIPRT is encoded by the coding sequence ATGGGAAAGAAAGCCTATTTGGAGATAAAAGAATCGGTAGCTGAGCTACAAAAACTGTTGGTAAAACAAAAATCATTTCAGGCAGGAAAACGGCTCAGGAGTTTAATTGAAATAAAATCCGGCAGGTTTAGTACCCGTCAAGAACTTGCAGACTATTTATGTGTGCACAAAAGGACTCTTGAAAGATGGATCAATAGTTACAAATCCGGAGGTATTTCAGAGTTGCTATCCGACAAGCCAAAAGTCAAACGATCAAAAATTATTACGCCTGCAATTCATCAAGGTCTTGAGCAAAGAGTCAATGACCCGCATAATCCGTTCCAGGGGTATTGGGATGCCCAGAACTGGGTATATCAGGAATATGGGGTAGAAATAAAATATCAACGTATCCGGGAATACCTGATAAAACATTTCAAAACCAAGGTAAAAAGCCCACGGAAATCACATATTAAGAAAGACAAACAGGCCGAAGAAGCCTTTTTAAAAACTACCAAACACATTCCACGCACTTAG
- a CDS encoding JAB domain-containing protein, whose protein sequence is MKIDYFKVSEIKVSYTDKVKASERPQIGASKDAAHIFKHIFKDCIQHHEEFYVMLLNRGNKVLGVSCISKGGISGTVVDVKIILQLALKANASSLIVLHNHPSGNLTASAADVKITEKLKNACLKSSGPSDRYR, encoded by the coding sequence ATGAAAATTGATTATTTCAAAGTTTCCGAAATTAAAGTGTCTTATACTGACAAAGTAAAAGCATCTGAAAGGCCTCAAATTGGCGCATCAAAAGATGCCGCTCATATTTTCAAACACATTTTTAAAGACTGTATTCAGCACCATGAAGAGTTTTATGTAATGCTGTTAAATCGTGGCAACAAAGTTCTTGGAGTATCCTGTATTTCAAAAGGTGGAATTTCCGGGACCGTTGTCGATGTAAAAATAATTCTGCAACTGGCTTTAAAAGCAAACGCATCTTCATTGATTGTTTTACACAATCATCCCAGCGGAAACCTTACCGCAAGTGCGGCTGATGTTAAAATAACCGAAAAACTAAAAAATGCCTGTCTTAAGTCTTCTGGACCATCTGATCGTTACAGATGA
- a CDS encoding RNA-binding domain-containing protein, translating to MTKDELIEQLSSLEWEDFEVKIAKSELPKSIWETVSSFSNTSGGWIVLGVKEKGNSFEITGVKNGEKLEQDFINTLRGTKFNVFISTKQELYQFDDKIVLAFYVPVHKNKPVYFNHQGNTFIRRGSADQRASQEEIDSMLRDRAFGTKTAEIAPETNRDCLSNTSLNRYRDYMARFNPNASYIRFDEDEFLRKLRIMENGKCTFAGLLMFGKREAIEKHFPDFRIDLVEIPGTSYADARHTYTFRVEEQENLWEYYFECFHRLKQKVDVRFSLTAEGFGQELSPGLESIREALVNLLMHADYFSPACPRVRIFTNHIEFYNPGGLPKPFEELKGKDISLPRNPIIAKLFRMVKLAENIGFGLDKIDTNWKAYNSTIPDYQIEFDSVIVDFKMESDDSVSQTSGKTSGKTSGKTSGKTSGKILELVKENKYISIPEMAEIVGVSERSIERNIENLRKDGLLTRIGPAKGGYWKATDQKS from the coding sequence ATGACCAAAGATGAACTTATAGAACAACTTTCTTCCCTTGAATGGGAAGATTTTGAGGTGAAGATCGCCAAAAGTGAATTACCCAAATCGATCTGGGAAACAGTATCGTCATTTTCAAATACCAGCGGAGGTTGGATTGTTTTAGGTGTAAAAGAGAAAGGCAATAGCTTTGAAATAACCGGTGTAAAAAATGGGGAAAAACTGGAGCAAGATTTTATAAATACACTTCGGGGTACCAAATTCAATGTTTTCATTAGTACAAAACAGGAGTTATACCAATTCGATGATAAAATAGTTTTGGCATTTTATGTACCTGTACACAAAAACAAACCCGTGTATTTTAATCATCAGGGCAATACCTTTATCCGCCGTGGAAGTGCTGATCAAAGAGCATCACAGGAAGAAATAGACAGCATGCTACGTGACAGGGCTTTTGGGACAAAAACAGCAGAGATAGCACCGGAAACAAATCGCGACTGTTTAAGTAATACATCATTAAATCGCTATCGCGATTATATGGCTCGTTTTAACCCAAATGCAAGCTATATCCGTTTTGACGAAGATGAGTTTTTGAGAAAGCTTCGCATTATGGAAAATGGCAAATGTACCTTTGCCGGATTGCTCATGTTTGGAAAACGGGAAGCAATAGAAAAGCATTTTCCCGATTTTCGTATCGATTTAGTGGAAATTCCAGGAACTTCATACGCTGATGCCAGACATACCTATACTTTTCGTGTTGAAGAACAAGAGAACCTTTGGGAATACTACTTTGAATGTTTTCATCGCTTAAAACAAAAAGTTGATGTACGGTTTTCGCTGACAGCCGAAGGATTTGGGCAGGAATTGTCTCCCGGACTTGAAAGTATCCGTGAAGCTCTGGTTAATCTTTTAATGCACGCTGACTACTTTTCTCCGGCCTGTCCGCGTGTACGTATATTTACAAATCACATTGAGTTTTATAATCCTGGAGGGCTACCAAAACCTTTTGAGGAACTAAAAGGGAAGGATATTTCTTTGCCACGAAATCCTATCATTGCCAAACTTTTTCGCATGGTCAAGCTGGCTGAGAATATTGGTTTTGGATTGGACAAAATTGATACAAACTGGAAAGCATACAATTCCACGATACCGGATTATCAAATCGAATTTGATTCTGTGATAGTTGATTTTAAAATGGAATCCGATGACAGTGTATCACAAACGTCGGGGAAAACGTCGGGGAAAACGTCGGGGAAAACGTCGGGGAAAACGTCGGGGAAAATTCTGGAGCTTGTCAAGGAGAACAAATACATTTCTATTCCTGAAATGGCTGAAATCGTTGGTGTATCTGAGCGTTCGATAGAAAGGAACATTGAAAATCTGAGAAAAGATGGCTTACTGACACGGATTGGTCCGGCAAAAGGTGGCTATTGGAAAGCAACAGACCAAAAATCTTAA
- the istB gene encoding IS21-like element helper ATPase IstB, whose protein sequence is MNNNQTVEKLRQMRIGAMADLHLQHVKNNGLQELTPDEYLALLTDHEWESRQNQKIERLLKQAAFRQKASVEEVHFEPARNLDRNMFNRLTTLDFIKRKENLIITGASGVGKSYLAQALGHQACFNGLKTLYSNTARLFARMKLAKTDGTYLKELSKLQKTNLLILDDFGLQALDNHSREALMDIIDDRYNKTSTIVVSQIPVSVWYDIIGEGTIADAILDRIVNSSHRIDLKGESLRKGILKSEN, encoded by the coding sequence ATGAACAACAATCAAACAGTTGAAAAACTAAGGCAGATGCGCATTGGCGCAATGGCCGACCTACATTTACAACATGTAAAAAACAATGGTTTACAAGAGCTCACCCCCGATGAGTACCTGGCCTTGCTTACCGACCATGAATGGGAAAGCAGGCAGAACCAGAAAATCGAAAGGCTTTTAAAACAAGCAGCTTTCCGTCAAAAAGCAAGCGTAGAGGAAGTGCATTTTGAGCCAGCACGGAACCTCGACCGTAACATGTTTAACCGACTGACAACGCTTGATTTTATCAAACGTAAAGAAAACCTGATAATTACAGGGGCTTCGGGCGTTGGAAAAAGCTACCTCGCTCAGGCACTTGGACACCAGGCTTGTTTTAACGGGCTAAAAACTTTGTATTCAAACACAGCCCGTTTGTTTGCCCGGATGAAACTGGCTAAAACCGATGGGACTTACCTGAAAGAACTCAGTAAGTTGCAGAAAACAAACCTGCTTATCCTCGATGACTTTGGCCTTCAGGCACTAGATAACCACAGTCGCGAAGCACTAATGGATATTATCGATGACAGGTATAACAAAACATCTACAATTGTTGTCTCGCAAATACCGGTTTCTGTGTGGTACGATATTATCGGTGAAGGTACTATTGCCGATGCAATCCTCGACCGGATTGTCAACTCATCTCACCGTATTGACCTGAAAGGGGAATCGCTGAGAAAAGGAATTTTAAAGAGTGAAAATTAA
- the istA gene encoding IS21 family transposase — MANKLDPMDLKQILSLHNDGESNRQIGGILGISRNTVNNYIKLARASDYSIGELLAMDPHRLDELFTAHTTLITDRYDELMDWFDKVNQQRNHPGFTFMYHYQEYQGQVSNPYSYTQFMEHYHRKYDQVKGSMKLEHEAGKEMYIDFAGKKLHIINKETGELIPVEVFVAILPNSQYTYVTACLSQKREDLITCTAGALSFFEGVPKAIVSDNLKSAVTRASKYEAEINRTFKDFACHYGCVINPTRSYAPQDKALVENAVNLAYQRIYYPLRDMDFFSLDDLNREIRKLLKDYNNLLFQRKQASRRELFQSVERSYLKPLPDTPYQMKDYRRAKVQKIGYVYFSPEKSYYSVPYRYIGKSTLIHYTASTVEVYYNHQRIALHKRNYTIGSYNTIKEHLSSTHRARTDWNPDFFKRMAAKHGENVLTLVDQLVTTCDYPETAYKSAMGIVQLHKAYGSERLNNACKLALLAGTHSYRRIGNILKNKQDKLPFPKENSNIPHIPAHSNLRGAAAYK, encoded by the coding sequence ATGGCAAACAAACTTGATCCGATGGATTTAAAACAGATTTTATCGTTGCACAACGACGGGGAAAGCAACCGGCAGATTGGCGGGATATTAGGTATCTCGCGCAACACCGTCAACAATTATATCAAACTGGCAAGGGCTAGCGATTACAGTATCGGGGAACTGCTGGCAATGGATCCTCACCGACTGGATGAGCTTTTTACGGCGCACACCACGCTTATTACTGACCGGTATGACGAGCTGATGGATTGGTTCGACAAAGTAAACCAGCAACGCAACCACCCCGGTTTTACCTTTATGTACCACTACCAGGAATACCAGGGCCAGGTTTCCAACCCTTACAGCTACACCCAGTTTATGGAACATTACCACCGAAAATACGACCAGGTGAAAGGTTCGATGAAACTGGAACATGAGGCAGGAAAGGAGATGTACATCGATTTTGCAGGAAAGAAACTGCATATCATCAATAAAGAAACCGGGGAGCTTATCCCGGTAGAAGTTTTTGTTGCGATCCTGCCCAATAGTCAATATACCTATGTTACAGCCTGTTTAAGCCAAAAACGCGAAGATCTTATTACTTGTACTGCCGGTGCCCTTTCATTCTTTGAAGGTGTGCCCAAAGCTATTGTTTCGGACAATTTAAAATCGGCCGTTACCCGGGCAAGTAAATACGAAGCAGAGATAAACCGTACGTTTAAAGATTTTGCCTGTCATTACGGCTGTGTTATCAACCCAACACGCAGCTATGCCCCGCAAGACAAAGCATTGGTCGAAAACGCCGTTAATCTTGCCTATCAGCGTATTTATTATCCGCTAAGGGATATGGATTTCTTTTCGCTTGACGACCTGAACCGCGAGATAAGAAAACTTTTAAAAGACTACAACAACTTGCTGTTTCAACGAAAACAGGCCAGCCGCCGGGAACTGTTTCAATCGGTGGAACGCAGCTATCTAAAACCGCTGCCCGACACGCCTTATCAGATGAAAGATTACCGCAGGGCAAAGGTCCAGAAAATTGGCTATGTGTATTTTTCACCCGAAAAAAGTTATTACAGCGTTCCGTACCGGTATATCGGTAAGTCAACACTTATCCACTATACGGCATCCACTGTTGAAGTGTATTATAACCACCAGCGTATTGCCCTTCACAAACGTAACTATACCATAGGAAGTTATAATACCATCAAAGAGCATTTAAGCAGTACCCACCGGGCACGGACCGATTGGAACCCGGATTTCTTTAAGCGTATGGCTGCCAAACATGGAGAAAATGTGTTGACACTCGTTGACCAGTTGGTGACCACTTGCGACTATCCTGAAACAGCTTACAAAAGTGCCATGGGCATTGTCCAGCTTCACAAGGCTTACGGTTCAGAGCGCTTAAATAACGCTTGTAAACTGGCCCTTCTTGCCGGAACTCATTCCTACAGGCGTATTGGTAACATCTTAAAAAATAAACAAGACAAACTTCCTTTCCCGAAAGAAAACAGCAATATTCCGCATATCCCTGCACACAGCAACCTGCGCGGGGCAGCGGCTTATAAATAA